A stretch of Microbulbifer bruguierae DNA encodes these proteins:
- a CDS encoding VC0807 family protein, with amino-acid sequence MTDSKHSNPEPADTVGAQESSAAPESAQQKPQKESLLGNLLLNIVIPTLILTKLSGDHWLGAKWAIVVALAFPLIYGARDLIRSGKVNFFSALGVISILLTGSMSLLELDAKYIAIKEAAIPGLLGIATIVSLYTRWPLVRTLIYNERILDTAKIARSLQSNGNESAFDRTLQQASWMIAGSFFVSSALNYILAEVLLKSPPGTEAFNEELGKMTALSFPVIALPATIILMLVLFFLFRRIGKLTGLKLEEIVVQQ; translated from the coding sequence ATGACCGATAGCAAACACTCCAATCCCGAGCCGGCCGATACCGTCGGCGCGCAGGAATCCAGCGCCGCGCCGGAATCGGCACAACAGAAGCCGCAGAAAGAAAGCCTGCTGGGCAATCTGCTGCTCAACATTGTTATCCCCACCCTGATTCTCACCAAACTCTCCGGTGACCACTGGCTGGGCGCCAAATGGGCAATTGTAGTGGCCCTGGCCTTCCCCCTGATTTACGGTGCCCGCGATCTGATCCGCTCCGGCAAGGTCAACTTTTTCTCAGCGCTCGGGGTCATCAGTATTCTGCTTACCGGCAGCATGAGCCTGCTGGAGCTGGACGCCAAGTACATCGCCATCAAGGAAGCGGCCATTCCCGGCCTGCTGGGCATTGCCACCATTGTTTCGCTGTATACCCGCTGGCCCCTGGTACGCACCCTGATTTACAACGAGCGTATTCTGGATACCGCGAAAATCGCCCGCAGCCTTCAGTCCAACGGCAACGAGTCTGCCTTCGATCGCACCCTGCAACAGGCATCCTGGATGATTGCCGGCTCGTTTTTTGTGTCCTCGGCACTGAACTACATCCTTGCCGAAGTACTGCTGAAAAGCCCTCCGGGCACCGAGGCGTTCAACGAAGAGTTGGGCAAAATGACCGCCCTCAGCTTCCCGGTGATCGCCCTGCCGGCCACCATTATCCTGATGCTGGTGCTGTTTTTCCTGTTCCGCAGAATCGGCAAGCTCACCGGCCTCAAACTGGAAGAGATCGTCGTGCAGCAGTAA